The Thermotoga sp. Ku-13t DNA segment TTTTGAGTGGGGATTTGAACACCGTAGGCCCTCAGAAACGCGGCCGCCACAGTACCAACCAAACCGCAGGTGAAACCAACATTGTAGAGGTTGTAACCCTTGTGTAGCGTGAGAAAATAACTTGCGAGCGAAGGCAGGAAAAAGCCAACCAGAATTCCAACGAGATAAGAAACCACGAACCTCATCAAATTGCTCAGTGGCATCGCGAAAGCGATGAAAGAAACTAATGGCGATATGGCGGTTCCGAAGTAAGCAACGTAGATGTACCTCTGAATGGGGTCTTTCCGATAGAGAGAATATAGGATCACGCCTATGACTATCGGCCACACGTTGAAGATGTTCTTTCCAAAGAGTGCAAAACCACCCACGGTTAAAACAGAAGCGTAAGAAAGTCCCGTTATGGGCATTCTCAAAAGCTTCAAAAAATAAGAGAACAGGAGCATGAGAAGGCCAGAATTGAAGAACGCCGACGCTATACCCCCCACCTCTACGTAATCTGTGAGTAAATAATCGGGAGTAACGATGATCCTGAGTAAACCCTTGAGAAATTCCACAGGATGCCAGAGTGCACCAGCAAACAATGCGAACACCAAGAAGGACCAGCCGAAGAAGTAGAGTGATGAAAGCTTGAACGATTCTTTGTCTGATTGAAACAATCTTTGTAGAAATGTAGAAAGCGATGGAGTAGATCTTCGTTTCACCTTTCTCCCTCCCGATCCATCTACTCGAGTAATAGTATAATGTGTTTGAAAAGCGGGTCCAACTTGGTGCCTCATTCGGGAGTTTTTGTAACCTTTTCTTAAAGGTCAACTCAAAAGTAGAGCAGTTAAAATTCATTTGTGTAGAAACTGCAACTCTGTGGAGGAATGTTATGGCACAGGAAAAGGTGAAGGACGTGCTGGAACTCATCAAAGACAAGGAAGAGGAAGTGCAAAACGAAATTGCACGCGCCGAGGCCAGTATAAAAAAGAACCTTCAGGAACGACTCGAAGAACTGCGACTCCAGATCGAGCAAGAAAAGAAAACCTTTGAAAACCAGCTGCAACAGAGGAGAAAGGAAAGCACAGAGCAGATACAACAGAAGAGGCAGCAACTTCACGAGGAAAATCAAAAGCTTCTGGAATCGCACCGGAAGAAGTTACTGGCCAATCTCGATAAGGCCGTGCAGTTCGCTCTGAAAATGCTCATGGAAGAGTGAGTGAAAGAGCATGGCGATACTGAGAGTTGAGCGCTTCTGGCTCATCGTTCCGAAGGAGGAAGAATCCAAGCTTCTTGAAGTCTTCAAAGCTTTTCCCCGGATACACTGGGAAAAGACGTCGAAGATCGAATCACAATCATCCAGGTACAGTGCTCAACTGAGCAAGATAGAGGAAACGTTCAAAATCGCTCTCGAACTCTTCCCCAACAAGAAGAACCTGCTCGAAAGCTTCTTCGCCGGCAGGGAAGAGATCGATGAAAAGCAATTCCAGCAGCTGCTCGAAGAAGTCAGCTGGAAAAAGCTCTACAGGACTGCCAAATGGGCCGAAAAAGCCTTGGAGAATCTCAAAAGACGAAAGGAACGGTTAGAACAACTCACCTTCGACATAAGGTTCTGGGATAAGCTCGATTGTGCTCTTGATTTTCCGAGAAGTTTTGAGCGGTACGAACTCTTCTCAGGAATCATTTCAAAGAAGAACTTCGATCAATTCCTGCAGCAAGCCGGTGAACTGCTGGAAGAAAGCTGGATCTGGTCGGTTCAGGAAAAGAAGGAAGTCAAATGTGTCCTGCTGGTGAGAAAAGAAAACGCTGATAAAATCGAGAAAACACTTCAAAAATTCGAATTCACACCCAAGAAGATACCTTACCTCAAGTCCACTCCGTCTGAATCTATCCAGCGGCTCAACAGGATCCTCGAAAACGTTGAGAAGGCAAAAGAACGCATCCTGAAGAGAGCCTCCATACTCAACGAAAAATTCAGAAACCTAGAGGCCTGGTACGATTATTTCCTCTCTAAATCACTCGAGGAAAGAACGACGGACTTTCGTTACGACACTGTGTATTTCACGGCCTACACAGGTTGGATCCCAACCATAGACAAACAGGAGTTCTTGAACCTGCTCGAAAGGACTGTTTCTCAGTACGGTTTTGAAAGTCGTGAACCGCTGGAAGACGAAGATCCGCCAGTCATACTCCACAATCCTCGCTTCATAAAACCGTTCGAGTTTTTGACGAAACTGTACGGTATGCCCAGATACAACGGTGTGGATCCAACACCTTACGTAGCTCCGTTCTATCTGATATTCTTCGGCATATGCCTGGGAGACGTGGGTTACGGTCTGCTCCAGCTGACTCTCGTGAGCTGGATCAAGAAGGCCTTCAAACCTGAACGCGGTGCGAAAGAACTGCTCGATCTTTTGCAGGTTCTAAGTATCCCTTCCATCTTGGTTGGAATCCTCACTTGGAGCTTCTTCGGCAGCCAGCCGTTCCTCGGACCAGACGGCAAGTTCTTGGGTATCTTTCCAGTGGTCAATCCCACAGGAGAACTCATGAAAGCGCTGACAATCGCGCTGTTCATAGGAGTCTTCTCGCAGATGTACGCACTCGTGCTCAGGATGGTTTGTGGCTTCAAGACGAAAGACTACAAAACAGCCATCTACGACGGTCTGCTGTGGCTCTTGTTCTTCGCTTCGCTGCTCGGCTACTTTGGTCTGCAGTTAATCACGGGAAAGCAATACAGAATTTTTCTCTACATCCTGCTGGCGTCTGCCCTCGGTTTGATCCTCACTCAGGGTCGAGACAAAAAGAACATCCTGTCCCGCATCGTGGTCGGTGTCATAAGCTTGTATGGTATCGTTGGAGCTTACGGAATCTCATCCTTCGTTGGTGATGTGCTGTCCTACTCAAGGTTGTTCGCGCTGAACTTGGTCGGTAGTGTGTTCGGTTCCGTCATAACGCAGCTGGCACAGATGGTGAAAGGAGTTCCCGCGCTCGGCTGGATCCTGTTCGCACTCATATGGGTCGGAGGACAACTTCTGAACTACGTGCTCAGCGCCCTGTCGGCGTTCGTCCACTCGACGAGGTTGCAGTTCCTCGAGATGTTCGGTAAGTTCTACAGTGCTGGAGGCAAGGCGTTCACGCCTTACGCCCTCGAAGGTAAATACTTCAAGGTCAGGAAATAGAAGAGGAGGTAGATAAGATGCTCGGACTGTCCATCGCTCTGATTGGTGCTGCACTCGGTGCCGCGTTCGGTGCGATCGGCTCTGCCAAAGGTGTCGGGATGGCCGGAGAAGCGGCTGCAGGAGTGCTGGCAGAGAAACCGGAACTTTTCGGAACGGTGCTCATACTGCAGGCTCTCCCTGGTACTCAGGGTTTCTACGGTTTCATAGGTGCGTTTTTGATACTGCTGCGCCTGGGTATACTTGGTGGGAACTTCCCAGAATTGACGATCGCTCAGGGTTTGACAGTTTTCGCGGTGAGTATACCTCTGATCTTCGGTCTGTTTGTCAGCGCCATTTGGCAAGGTAAGGCAAGCGTGGCAGCACTCCAGATGATCGCTCAAAGGCCGCAAACGACAGGACAGGCCATCATAATACCCGCTCTGGTTGAAACGTATGCGATCCTGTCTTTGATAACCTCCATAATCTTGCTGTTCTTTGGAGTGAAACTGTGATGTCTCTCCAGAAAATACTCGAGAGACTCGAACGTGAGAAAGTAGAAAGAATAAAGCAGACACAGGAGGAATACGAGAAAAAGTTCCAGGAGCTTGCGAAAATTGAAATGGATAAATTCAACGCCTGGAAAGAGGAACAGACGAAAATACTCGAACAAACCATCGCCGCCGAGGAGTACGCAGTCCTTTCGAAAGAAAGGCTGTGGTTCAAAAATGAACTCACGAAGATAGAGAACGAAGCTGTAGAACAGGTGAAGCAGAAACTGATCGAGGCTGTTTCCAAACTCCCAGGCGATGTCTACACGAGCATATGGGAAAAACTCATAGAAAAAGAGGGGTTGTTCGAAGCGAAGATCATCCTTGCCAAAAACGAGTCGAAGCTGGACCTCGAGCGACTCATCCACAAGTACAAGCTCTCGATAGCCGACGAGAAGATAGATGCCAAGGGTGGTTTTGTGGCGGAAAAAGGTCAGTTTGTGATAGATCTAACGCTCGACACGCTCATCAACGAGCTCGTGGAGAACAATCTTTCACAGATCGCAAGAATCCTGCGCGGTGAGGCGTGATGTACGAAAAATACCTGTTCTCTTCGACGAACCTGAAGGCAAAGTCGACCAAGTTCATCGACAAGAACCAATGGCAGTGGTTGGCGGACGCGAGCTATGAAGACTGCATCGACTGGTTGAAGACCAGCTGGTACAAATCAATAGCAGACCAGCAAGCCGAGACGGCCTTCTACGAAGTGTTGCTGGACGAGCTCAGATTCCTGTCAAAAAACCTCGAGGAGATTTATCTGAAACTGCTCCTCTGGGACAGCTGGTTCCATTCTCTGCGTTACAAGAAAGAAGGAGTGAAAGATCCACTCGTAGAATTTTCAGAGAAGATGCGATGGGAGTTTGAAAAGGAACTTCTCAAAACGCTCGAGCAGATCTGGTCTTCGAAAACTGCTTCGACGGAACTCAAGATGGATATTTTGAACCTGAAAGTTTCTTTTGATTTCGAAAGGTCCATAGAGAGCGAAAACATCAGATCGTTTTGGAGATTGAGAAACCAGCTTCTGCTTTTGAAGCTGCTTTTCAGATGCAAAACTCTCAATTTATCGTGCACAGAGCTCAGCGAGTTCGAATGGCTCAAAGTCAAAGATCTGCTCGAGAGGGACATCGAAGACTGGACCAATCTGGTTCCAGCACATTTGAGAGATCCTCTGCAAAGAATGATAGAGAAAAAGGACGTTGATTTTGTCATCAAAACTGAACTCTTTCGCTTCATCCAGAGGTCTTTCAAAACCATCGTGAGCGGTCCTGAAATACTGGTTTACTATTTTTACCACAAGCTCTGGGAAATGGAAGACCTCCTGAGTTTACTCGAGTGCAAGAAGAACAACATACCCAAACAAGTCTGGCAGGAAAGGATGCTGAAACTGAATGTCTGAAGGCAGAATCGCCATCATAGGTCCAGAGAAGCTGGTGGGCATCTTCTCAATGTTCGGTGTGGAAACACACCCCGTTTCTGATGCGAAGGAAGCTTACGATGTGTTTGTCAAAGTTCAGAACCAGCACTCTTTGATCGTCGTATTTGAAAGCGTCGCGGACAAGATCCTGCAGGACGTGAAGGAGAATCTACCGCTCGTGCTACCGGACACCTTCAGTCACGAGAAAAAGAGCGAGAAAGCTCTGAGAAAACTGTTCGAAAAGATCCTTGGAGTGGATCTCTTAGCCGAAGGAGAGGGATACTATGGAAGGTAAGATCATCCGGGTCGCCGGTCCTCTCGTGGTGGCCAGAGGTCTTCAGAACGTCAAGATGTACGAAATGGTCAGGGTTGGAGAGCTGAAACTGTTCGGCGAAATCATAGGTCTGGACAAGGATATCGCGTACATACAGGTTTACGAAGAAACGCAGGGTGTTGGACCTGGTGAGCCGGTGTTCCCGCTCGGCGAACCGCTCAGCGTTGAACTCGGACCGGGCATCGTCGGGCAGATATACGATGGAATTCAAAGGCCTTTGAACAAACTCGCCGAACAGGCTGGAGACTTTCTCAGCAGGGGTCTCTCACTCCCGGCTCTGGATAGAACGATCAAGTGGGACTTCGAAGCCTGGGTCAAGCCGGGCGACGAGGTCGTTGGGGGAGACGTGCTCGGGGTCGTTCAGGAAACTTCTGCACTTCAACACAAAATCTTGGTCCCACCGAATCTGCGAGGAAAAATCCTTGAGATAAAGAGCGGTTCATACACGGTTGAAGAACCGATAGGTATTTTGTTGGATCCAGAGGGGAAGAAGGTCGAGCTGAAGCTCATGCACAAATGGCCCGTCAGATACCAGAGACCTGTCAGAGAAAAGATTCCCCCACGAACTCCTCTCGTAACTGGTCAGAGGGTTCTCGACACTTTCTTCCCGGTCGTCAAAGGTGGTACTGCGTGTGTTCCTGGACCATTTGGGAGTGGGAAGACGATCATCCAGCACCAGCTCGCCAAGTGGGCCGACGCCGACGTGATCGTATATGTGGGATGCGGAGAGCGTGGGAACGAGATGACAGAAGTTCTCATAGAGTTCCCGGAGCTGACCGACCCAAGGACCGGTAAACCTCTGATGGAAAGGACCATACTCATCGCGAACACTTCGAACATGCCTGTGGCTGCGAGAGAAGCGTCCGTGTTCACGGGAATAACGATAGCAGAGTATTTCAGGGACATGGGTTACCACGTGGCACTCATGGCCGATTCGACGTCCAGATGGGCGGAAGCCATGAGGGAAATTTCAGGTCGACTCGCGGAGATGCCGGGCGAAGAAGGTTATCCGGCCTATCTGGCATCGAGGATCGCGAGCTTCTACGAACGTGCGGGTTACGTGAAGTGCGTGGGAAAGGACGATAGGACCGGTTCTGTGAGTATCATAGGTGCGGTGTCGCCTCCCGGTGGAGATTTGTCCGATCCAGTGGTTCAGGCGACGCTCAGGGTCGTGAAGGTGTTCTGGGGCCTGGACGCTAGTCTGGCGTTCAGCAGACACTTCCCCGCGGTCAACTGGCTCATAAGCTATTCGCTGTATCTGGACGTCGTCAAAGATTACTGGTCACAACATGTGGCGGAGGACTGGTACGAACTGAGGCAGCAGGCCATGAGCATCCTGCAGAGAGAAGCCGAGTTACAGGACATCGTCAGGCTCGTCGGTATGGAAGCACTCTCACCGCAGGACAGATTGGTGCTCGAAACGGCCCGTTCGATCAGGGAAGATTTTCTGCACCAGAACGCGTTGCACGAAGTCGACACATACACTTCTCCGAGAAAGCAGTACCTGATGCTAAAGAACATAATGAACTTCTACAGGATAGCATCAAAACTGCTGGACGAAGGCGTGCCGTTGCAGAGCATTCTCAAACTGCCCGAGCGTGAAAAGATCGCGAGGATGAAGTTCGTCAGCGAGAGCAGAATCTCGGAGATAGAAAACCTCATCAAAGAAGTTGAAGAAAAGCTTCTGTCTCTGAAGAAGGGGGCTGAAGAAGTTGCCTAAGGAATACACGACCGTTTCAAGGATCAGTGGCCCTCTCATGCTCGTTGAAGGTGTTGAAGGCGCGAAGTACGGTGAAGTGGTTGAGGTGAAGCTCGCCAACGGTGAAATAAGGCAGGGACAGGTGCTCGAAGCGCACGAGAACGCGGCGCTCGTTCAGATGTTCACGAGCACGCAGGATCTTTCGTTGAAGGGTATGCGCGTGAAGTTCCTCGGAAAGGTGCTCGAAGCGAACCTGTCTCCTGCGATACTGGGTAGAACCTTCGATGGCCTTGGAAGACCGAGGGATAGTGGACCACAGGTCGTACCAGAAAAAAGGCTCGACATAAACGGAAGCCCGATAAATCCCTACGCACGTGCGTATCCGTCCGAGTTCATTCAGACCGGAATCTCCGCCATAGACGGAATGAACACGCTGGTGAGGGGACAGAAGTTGCCCATTTTCTCCGGCGCCGGCCTACCACACGCAGCACTCGCGGCGCAGATCGCAAGACAGGCAAGACTGCTCAGGGAAGAGGAAAAGTTCGCCGTTGTCTTCGGTGCGATGGGTATCACCTTCGAAGAAGCGAACTTCTTCATAGAGGATTTCAAGAGAACCGGTGCCATAGAGAGAACCGTTTTGTTCATCAACCTCGCGAACGATCCAGTCATCGAAAGGATCGCCACACCGAGGTTCGCACTCACCGCGGCAGAGTATCTGGCGTTCGAACTGGACATGCACGTGCTCGTCATACTCACGGACATGACCAACTACGCTGAGGCGCTCAGAGAGATATCCGCCGCAAGGAAAGAGGTGCCCGGCAGGCGTGGTTATCCCGGTTATCTCTACACCGACCTGGCGACACTCTACGAGAGAGCCGGAAGGATCAAAGGCAGGAAGGGTTCCATAACCCTCATACCCATACTGACCATGCCCGAGGACGACAGAACGCACCCCATCCCGGACCTGACGGGTTACATAACGGAAGGTCAGATCTTCCTCAGCCGCGATCTGCACAGAAGGGGTATATATCCTCCCATCGACGTGCTGCAGTCCCTCTCGAGGCTCATGCGCGGCGGAATAGGAGAGGGTAGAACCAGGAAGGACCACGGAGATCTTTCGAACCAGCTCTACGCAGCTTACTCGAGGGGCCTGGAAGCGAAGGAACTCGCCGTCGTTCTCGGTGAAGCAGCACTGACGGAAGAGGACGTTCTGTTCTTGAAGTTCTCCCAGCGATTCGAAGAGGAGTTCATCAAACAGGGAGAGTACGAGAACAGGAGCATATTCGAAACACTTGAGATAGGCTGGAGACTCCTGAGGATGCTGCCGAGATCGAGCCTGAAACGCATCAGACCGGAATTCATCGAAGAGTTCCTCGGAAAGGAGTAATAAGATGCCTCTGAGGGTCAATCCAAACAGGATGGAACTCCTCAGATTGAGGAAACGCCTCGTTCTTGCTCGTCGAGGCCATAAACTCCTCGAGGATAAGCTTGAGGGCTTGATACAGAGGTTTCTGCAGGAATCGAAGGATTACAGAGCGTTCAGAGAAGAGGTAGAATCTCAGTTTCTGAGCTTTCTCGCCCTGGGAACCTATGCGAGAACGAGGATCCGGGAAGATTTCTGGCATTTGATTTCAGAAACTTCGAACGGCAGAACCACTCTCAGAGAACGCGTTGAGAAGAGAATGAACATTCCTGTCAGCGTGTTGTTCATAGAAGAATTTTCCCCTCCAGTTTACAGTTTGGTCGAAACGCCGACAGTGCTGGACGAGCTGGTGAAAAAGTGGAAAGAACTTCTCGAGAAAATCGTGGAACTTGCCAACAAAGAGCGTTACCTGATCGCTCTGGCAATGGAGATCGAAAGAACCAAAAGGAGGGTCAACGCGCTCGAGTACAAACTCATACCGCAACTCGAAGAAACGATCAAGTTCATCAGCACGAAACTCGAGGAGCTCGAGAGGAGCAACTTTTTCAGGTTGCTGAGGTTGAAGGAATGATCACTCTAAATTGAACCGGATCGGGATGGCCTCGGGCCATCTTTTTTATTGTTGAACGTTGAAACCTCGCTTCTTCATATTTTCGACGACGAACGGATAAGTGTTCAGATACTCCACCTCGATTCTGCACCTGACGGGTAGAATTTTCTTGAGTCTCTCGATACCTTCTTCTTTGAAGATTTCATACATGACCGCCACCCAGTACCTCACTTTGCCCTCAAGATGGCGTAAAGCCTCAAGCTGGTATTCGAAAAACCTTCCATCCGCTCCGGTGACCTTTTCGAAACTCTCCTCATCCCAGCCCTTCACGTTCATACGGACGAGCACGTTCAGATCTTTGAGACGGTCCA contains these protein-coding regions:
- a CDS encoding V-type proton ATPase subunit E is translated as MSLQKILERLEREKVERIKQTQEEYEKKFQELAKIEMDKFNAWKEEQTKILEQTIAAEEYAVLSKERLWFKNELTKIENEAVEQVKQKLIEAVSKLPGDVYTSIWEKLIEKEGLFEAKIILAKNESKLDLERLIHKYKLSIADEKIDAKGGFVAEKGQFVIDLTLDTLINELVENNLSQIARILRGEA
- a CDS encoding V-type ATP synthase subunit I, producing MAILRVERFWLIVPKEEESKLLEVFKAFPRIHWEKTSKIESQSSRYSAQLSKIEETFKIALELFPNKKNLLESFFAGREEIDEKQFQQLLEEVSWKKLYRTAKWAEKALENLKRRKERLEQLTFDIRFWDKLDCALDFPRSFERYELFSGIISKKNFDQFLQQAGELLEESWIWSVQEKKEVKCVLLVRKENADKIEKTLQKFEFTPKKIPYLKSTPSESIQRLNRILENVEKAKERILKRASILNEKFRNLEAWYDYFLSKSLEERTTDFRYDTVYFTAYTGWIPTIDKQEFLNLLERTVSQYGFESREPLEDEDPPVILHNPRFIKPFEFLTKLYGMPRYNGVDPTPYVAPFYLIFFGICLGDVGYGLLQLTLVSWIKKAFKPERGAKELLDLLQVLSIPSILVGILTWSFFGSQPFLGPDGKFLGIFPVVNPTGELMKALTIALFIGVFSQMYALVLRMVCGFKTKDYKTAIYDGLLWLLFFASLLGYFGLQLITGKQYRIFLYILLASALGLILTQGRDKKNILSRIVVGVISLYGIVGAYGISSFVGDVLSYSRLFALNLVGSVFGSVITQLAQMVKGVPALGWILFALIWVGGQLLNYVLSALSAFVHSTRLQFLEMFGKFYSAGGKAFTPYALEGKYFKVRK
- a CDS encoding V-type ATP synthase subunit F — its product is MSEGRIAIIGPEKLVGIFSMFGVETHPVSDAKEAYDVFVKVQNQHSLIVVFESVADKILQDVKENLPLVLPDTFSHEKKSEKALRKLFEKILGVDLLAEGEGYYGR
- a CDS encoding V-type ATP synthase subunit D — encoded protein: MPLRVNPNRMELLRLRKRLVLARRGHKLLEDKLEGLIQRFLQESKDYRAFREEVESQFLSFLALGTYARTRIREDFWHLISETSNGRTTLRERVEKRMNIPVSVLFIEEFSPPVYSLVETPTVLDELVKKWKELLEKIVELANKERYLIALAMEIERTKRRVNALEYKLIPQLEETIKFISTKLEELERSNFFRLLRLKE
- a CDS encoding V-type ATP synthase subunit B yields the protein MPKEYTTVSRISGPLMLVEGVEGAKYGEVVEVKLANGEIRQGQVLEAHENAALVQMFTSTQDLSLKGMRVKFLGKVLEANLSPAILGRTFDGLGRPRDSGPQVVPEKRLDINGSPINPYARAYPSEFIQTGISAIDGMNTLVRGQKLPIFSGAGLPHAALAAQIARQARLLREEEKFAVVFGAMGITFEEANFFIEDFKRTGAIERTVLFINLANDPVIERIATPRFALTAAEYLAFELDMHVLVILTDMTNYAEALREISAARKEVPGRRGYPGYLYTDLATLYERAGRIKGRKGSITLIPILTMPEDDRTHPIPDLTGYITEGQIFLSRDLHRRGIYPPIDVLQSLSRLMRGGIGEGRTRKDHGDLSNQLYAAYSRGLEAKELAVVLGEAALTEEDVLFLKFSQRFEEEFIKQGEYENRSIFETLEIGWRLLRMLPRSSLKRIRPEFIEEFLGKE
- a CDS encoding V-type ATP synthase subunit K — its product is MEEEVDKMLGLSIALIGAALGAAFGAIGSAKGVGMAGEAAAGVLAEKPELFGTVLILQALPGTQGFYGFIGAFLILLRLGILGGNFPELTIAQGLTVFAVSIPLIFGLFVSAIWQGKASVAALQMIAQRPQTTGQAIIIPALVETYAILSLITSIILLFFGVKL
- a CDS encoding DUF1576 domain-containing protein, which translates into the protein MKRRSTPSLSTFLQRLFQSDKESFKLSSLYFFGWSFLVFALFAGALWHPVEFLKGLLRIIVTPDYLLTDYVEVGGIASAFFNSGLLMLLFSYFLKLLRMPITGLSYASVLTVGGFALFGKNIFNVWPIVIGVILYSLYRKDPIQRYIYVAYFGTAISPLVSFIAFAMPLSNLMRFVVSYLVGILVGFFLPSLASYFLTLHKGYNLYNVGFTCGLVGTVAAAFLRAYGVQIPTQKIWSEGNNFIFSVFLLLLFSFVMFSGWSLNGRKWRGFKKLMRHSGRLLTDFVILEGVPITLINIGLLGVISTVYVLATKSQLNGPTIGGIMTVAGFAAVGKHLRNTLPVITGVMIASVTNNYELGSPNNVLAALFGTTVAPIAGEFGIVWGIVAGFLHNAMVNNVGFLHAGFNLYNNGFAGGLVAIILIPIIKAIHKREDL
- a CDS encoding V-type ATP synthase subunit A, whose protein sequence is MEGKIIRVAGPLVVARGLQNVKMYEMVRVGELKLFGEIIGLDKDIAYIQVYEETQGVGPGEPVFPLGEPLSVELGPGIVGQIYDGIQRPLNKLAEQAGDFLSRGLSLPALDRTIKWDFEAWVKPGDEVVGGDVLGVVQETSALQHKILVPPNLRGKILEIKSGSYTVEEPIGILLDPEGKKVELKLMHKWPVRYQRPVREKIPPRTPLVTGQRVLDTFFPVVKGGTACVPGPFGSGKTIIQHQLAKWADADVIVYVGCGERGNEMTEVLIEFPELTDPRTGKPLMERTILIANTSNMPVAAREASVFTGITIAEYFRDMGYHVALMADSTSRWAEAMREISGRLAEMPGEEGYPAYLASRIASFYERAGYVKCVGKDDRTGSVSIIGAVSPPGGDLSDPVVQATLRVVKVFWGLDASLAFSRHFPAVNWLISYSLYLDVVKDYWSQHVAEDWYELRQQAMSILQREAELQDIVRLVGMEALSPQDRLVLETARSIREDFLHQNALHEVDTYTSPRKQYLMLKNIMNFYRIASKLLDEGVPLQSILKLPEREKIARMKFVSESRISEIENLIKEVEEKLLSLKKGAEEVA